The genomic region GGCCTTTACGACGGTGTGAAAACGACCGAACTCGACAATCTGGCGGCCGAAACCGCGGCCTCGATGACCACCAAACACCCGGACTACGCCATCCTGGCCGCCCGGATCGCCATCTCCAACCTGCACAAGGAAACGAATAAATCGTTCTCCGGCAATATTAAACGGCTCTATAATTACATCGACCCCAAAACGGGCGAAAATGCCGCGCTGATCTCGAAGGAAGTCTACGACGTGGTCCGCAAACACGCCGCCCTGCTCGATTCCACCATCATCTACGACCGGGATTTCGGCTACGATTATTTCGGCTTCAAAACGCTCGAAAAATCTTACCTGCTGAAAATGGACGGCCGCATCGCCGAACGTCCGCAGCACATGCTGATGCGGGTCGCCGTCGGAATCCACATGGAAGACATCGACGCGGCCATCGAAACCTACCACCTGCTGTCGGAAAAGTGGTTTACGCACGCCACCCCGACGCTCTTCAACGCCGGAACGCCGAAGCCGCAGATGTCGAGCTGCTTCCTGCTGACGATGAAGGACGACAGCATCGAGGGCATTTACGACACGCTCAAACAGACGGCCAAAATCTCGCAGTCGGCGGGCGGCATCGGCCTGAGCATTCACAACGTCCGCGCGACCGGCACCTACATCAAAGGCACGAACGGCACTTCCAACGGCATTGTGCCGATGCTGCGCGTCTTCAACGACACGGCCCGCTACGTGGACCAGGGCGGCGGTAAGCGCAAAGGCTCTTTTGCGATCTACCTCGAACCCTGGCATGCCGATGTGTTCGATTTTCTGCAGATGAAAAAGAACCACGGCAAGGAAGAACTCCGCGCCCGCGACCTGTTCTACGCCATGTGGGTACCCGACCTGTTCATGAAGCGCGTGGAAGCCAACGACACCTGGTCCTTGTTCTGCCCGCACGAGTGCCCCGGTCTGGCCGATACCTACGGCGACGAGTTTGAGAAGCTGTACGAAAGCTACGAGCGCGAAGGCAAAGCCCGCAAGACCATCAAGGCGCAGGACCTGTGGTTCGAAATTCTGGAATCACAGACCGAAACCGGCACGCCCTACATGCTTTTCAAGGACCACGCCAACCGCAAGTCCAACCAGAAGAACCTCGGCACCATCAAGTCGTCGAACCTCTGCACGGAGATCATGGAATACACCTCGCCCGACGAGGTGGCCGTGTGTAACCTCGCCTCGATTGCCCTGCCAAAGTTCATCAAGACCGGCCCGGACGGCGTGGCGCGCTTCGACCACGAGAAGCTGTTTGAAATCACGAAGGTGGTGACGCGCAACCTGAACAAGATCATCGACCTGAACTACTACCCGGTGGAGGAAGCCCGCCGCTCGAACATGCGCCACCGCCCGATCGGCATCGGCGTACAGGGGCTGGCTGATGCCTTCATCATGCTCCGGATGCCGTTCGAATCGGACGAAGCGCGGCAACTGAACAAGGACGTTTTCGAGACGATCTACTACGGCGCAATGGTGGCGTCGATGGAGCAGGCCAAAGTCGATGGACCGTACGAAACCTGGGCCGGTTCGCCGATCTCGCAGGGTATCTTCCAGTTCGACATGTGGGAAGAGGACGGACAGCCCGTCAAACCCGATTCGGGCCGCTGGGACTGGGAGGCGCTGCGCGAAGACGTGAAGAAACATGGCGTGCGCAACTCCCTGCTGCTGGCGCCGATGCCGACCGCCTCGACCTCGCAGATTCTGGGCAACAACGAGTGTTTTGAGCCGTTTACGTCGAACATCTACCTGCGGCGCGTGCTGTCGGGCGAGTTTGTGGTCGTAAACAAGTACCTGCTGAAAGACCTCGTGAAGCTCGGCCTGTGGAACGACAACATGAAAAACATGCTGATCGCCGCCAACGGCTCGGTACAGGATATTCCGTACATCCCGCAGAATCTGAAAGACCTCTACAAGACGGTCTGGGAGATCAAGCAGAAGCACATCATCGACATGGCCGCCGACCGGGGCGCGTTCATCTGCCAGTCGCAGTCGCTGAACATCCACATGGTGGACGCCAACTTCGGCAAGCTGACCTCGATGCACTTCTACGCCTGGAAGCGGGGTCTGAAGACGGGCATGTACTACCTCCGCACGAAAGCCGCCGCCGACGCCGTCAAGTTTACGGTCGAGAAGATGGCCGAGCCGCAGCTGGAGCCCGCCGTGACCGCCGTGCAGGAGCAGCCGCTGAACTACGTCAAATACGCCCAGGACCACGCTCCGCAGGTGGCCGCCCTGCCGCAGGTGAGCGACGCCGAAATCAATTACTCCGCGATGCAGTGCTCGCTGGACGACCCGGAAGGGTGTGAAATGTGTGGGTCGTAAGTAAGACCTGATTTTAAGCGCCTTGCCTGGTTCAGCAAGGCGCTCTTTTTCTTCACTTTTTATCAATCACAAAATTTTGGAAAAGCATCATTCTACAGGCTCATTGAGACTGGATAGCTAGAATATTGTTATGCCCCAAAAAGCGGAGTTTCAAAGAATGGCTCAGGATAAACTTGCAGGAGCCGAATGTCTTTACAATGAAAAGTTTTACAACGATGCTTATTATTTGGCAGGTTATGCAGCAGAGTTTGCCTTCAAAGCAGCCATATGCTCTCGCCTGGACATTGAGATGTTTGATGAATCTCAGGTAAATAAAAGAATATCAGAACCGTTGAAGATTCATTCGCTGGAAACCCTATTGATTTATTCGGGGTTAAGCAGGAGATTGCAGACGGATAAGGCAGTAAATATTGGTCTCGATCAGGCATGGTCCATCGTGTCAGGTTGGAAAGAGGACCGACGATATGAAGCTGGTCCATACAGGCCTCAAACGGTCAGACGCTTTCTGGATGCTACAAAAATATTTTTACAATGGATACAAAGTCACTGGTAGAGTCGCTCAAAGCAATTTTTGAGAGGGCTCGTAATGAGGGGTTGGTCGTGGATGCCTTTGTGCTAGCGCCTGCTTATGAAGGCTTTATTCAGAATTCGTTTGTGCTCGCGGTGAGTGCTCCCTCGCTGATCGATAAGCTGTCTTTTGAGAAAACGGACCTTATCATTGATTTGCTTCACGAAAAACTGCCGTTAGACCAGCGTTTACAGATCGACCGCGTTCGGGTGTATGAATCTGTTGAAGATTTGAAAATTCATGCTCAATTAGGGTTCGACGATGATGCATACGAACGCCCCTTAAGCCGACACACGGAACTGGTACAAGTCTAAGCCCGGCGAAGCATTGGCCGGGCAGATCAAGGCTAAACGAATACGCTGAAGCAGACGGATGCCTCATTCCGAAAGCAGAACCGGCCAAACAACCGGCTGAACCGGAGCTTACCCGTACCCGCCCGCGCCCCGCAAGCGCGGGCTTTTTCGTATAAGGTCCTGATAAGACTGCCTGAGGCATAAGCCTTTAGGAATCAGCCAGAGATCTCAAAATGGCCTGTATGAATTCGGCAGCGAAACGCCCGCCGAGAAATGTGCCGCTTTCCCGCTGAAAAGTTACGCATAGGATGAGGTATCCCGCGCCAAAAGGTTAGATTCGTCTTTTATACAGTACGCCTACTGAAGACAATCATGACCGGGGATCACATACCTGTTGGGGACGATACGGCATCGGCCAATGAGCGATTCCAGCTCATTGCCAAAAGCACCAACGATATTTTCTGGGACTGGAATCTGGAAACCAACGAAATCTGGCGGAACGAACGGTTTGATAAGCTATTCGGGAATGCTGAGGCGCCAACCGGACCCGAAAGCTGGGCTTCCCTCATCCATCCCGACGACCGGGAGCGCGTCAGCCGCCGGGTGCAGGAGGTGATCGATCAGGGCACCGAACTGGCCGAAGAATACCGGCTCCGGCGACCCAACGGCACCTACGCGCAGGTCTTCGACCGGGCCTTTGCCGTCCGGCATAATGGCAGAACCGTCCGCATGGTCGGCTCGCTGATGGATATCTCGGAGCAGTTCCGGCTGCAACAGGCCCTCCGCAATGTCGAAAGACGCTTTCAGAACGCGTTTGACAACGCCTCGGTAGGCATCGTTATTTCCGACCCCGACGGCGGATTCCTTCAGGTCAACCGGGCGTTCTGCCAGATGACCGGGTACAGCCCCGACGAACTGTATCGGCAGACCTACGAACAACTCGTGCACCCCGACGACCTGCCACGCTACCAGAAAAAACTGGACGGTCTGCTGAAAGGGAAATCCGGCTCTCTGGTGGACCAGAAACGCTGCCTGCACAAAGACGGCCGCACCGTCTGGCTCAGCATCAACAGCACGGTCAACCAGGACGAATACGGGCGACCGGAGACGATTTTCTCGATCATTCAGGATATTACCCAGGATATGGCGCTGCGCGAAAGCCAGCAGAAAATGCTCTCCATGGTCGAGAGCAGCCTCACGTTCATGGCCATCGCCGACCTCGACGGACGGGTGGCCTACATCAACAAAGCCGGTCGCGAACTGGTCGGCATGGAAGAAGACGAGCCGCTGGCCGGAAAGATGGTCGCCGACTTTTACTCGCCCGAACAGTTTGCCTTTATTCGCGACGTAGCCATACCGACGCTGCTGAGCCAGGGGTCGTGGGCCGGGCGGGTGATGCTGCGGCATTTCAAAACCGGCGAGCCCATTCCCTGCCACGCCAGCGGCATCCGGATCAACGACCCGACGACCGGCAAAGCCATCGGGCGGGGCTTTACCATGCGCGATCTGCGTCCGGAACTGAGCGCGCAGGAAGCCCAGCAAAAACTACTGGCCCTGGTCGAGAACAGCGTGGAACTGATGTCGGTCCTGGAACTGGACGGACGCAACTCGTACATCAATAAGGCCGGTCGGCAGATGCTCGGCTTCGACAGTGATGAGGAAGTGCTCGCCACGCCCATTACCAGCCTGCATAGCCCGGAGGACTTTTCGCTGGTACGGGAACAGGTATTGCCGTCGGTGATGAATACCGGCCGCTGGTCGGGCGTTATGCGGGTGCGTCACCTGAAAACCGGCGAGCATTTTCCCCTCTACAACAACACCATCCGCATCGACGACCCGGCCACCGGCCAGCCCATAGCGATAGGGGCCGTCATGCGGGACATGCGCCCGGAAATGGCAAACCAGCGGGCGCTGCTCGAAAGCGAGGCGCGTTTCCGGAACATGATTGTACAGGCGCCGGTCGCCATCGGCATGCTCCGCGGCGAGGACCTGGTTATCGTAGAAGCGAACAGATATATCCTCGAATTATGGGGAAAAGGCGTCGAAATCATCGGCAAACCGCTGCTGGCAGCACTCCCCGAAATTAAGGGCCAGGGATTTATCGAACTGCTGGAGGGCGTCTATGCTTCCGGCGAAGCCTACTACGGCTACGAAGTGCTCGCCCAGCTCGAACGGAGCAAGGGGCTGGAAGACTGTTATTTCAACTTTGTCTACGCCCCCATCCGGGAAAGCGACGGGACCATCAGCGGCATTATCGTGGTCGCCACGGAGGTAACCCCACAGGTCAAAGCCAAAAAAGAACTGGAGGAAAGTGAAAAGCGCTTCCGCAACCTGGTTCTGGGTGCGCCGATGGCAACGGCCGTGTACGCCGGTCCCGACATGGTGATCCAGCTCGCCAACGAAGCCATGTTGAAGCTCTGGGGCAAAGACGCTTCGGTCATCGGAAAAAAACTGCACGACGCCCTGCCGGAACTCGAAGGGCAGCCTTTTCACCAGCTGCTCACCGACGTGTATACCAGCGGCGTCGCTTATCAGGCGAAAGAGGACCGCGCCGATCTGGTCGTGGACGGAAAGCTCCAGACATTTTACTTCAACTTCACGTATAAACCGCTGCGGGACGCCGACGGCAAGGTGTACGCCATTCTGAACATGGCGCTCGACATCACCTATCAGGTCAACGCCAAACAGCAGCTCCGGGAGACGGAAGAAAGCCTGCGCGAAGCCGTCGATCTGGCAGAACTGGCGACCTGGACGATCAATCCGGCGACGGCGGAGATGACCTCTTCGGACCGCGTGCGCGACTGGCTGGGCGTGGACGGCCCCCTGCCGCCGGAACTGATTGTCGGGTGCGTGCACGAAAAGGACCGGCCCGAATTCGAGCGGATAACCCAGGCGGCCCTGGACCCGGCTTCCGGCGGCCATATGGACCTCGAATATACGGTCATTAACCAGCGAACGGGGCAGGAACACATTCTGCACACCCAGGCCCGCGTCCTGTTCGACGAAAACGGCAGCCCGTACCTGATTCGGGGTACATCGCAGGAGATTACCGCCCAGCGCATGACGGAGCAGGAACTGGAAAAACAGGTGCAGGTGCGGACCGAAGAACTCAAAAAGTCGAACCAGCAGCTCCAGCAGTCGAATCAGGAACTGGAACGGTACGCCTATGTGGCTTCGCACGATCTGCAGGAGCCGCTGCGGAAAATCCAGATTTACTCCGGCCTGCTGGCCGAACGTTTCCGCAAGGACGTCAGTGAAGAAGGACTCTATTACCTCAACAAAGTGGAGGAATCGGCCAACCGGATGTCGGTTCTGATCAAGAACATTCTGGACTTCTCGCGCACCAGCCACCAGATGCAGCTGCTGGAAGAGGTTGACCTCAACGAAGTGGTGGAATCGGTGCAGAAAGACCTGGAAATGGCTCTGAGCCAGAAAAATGCGCGGGTGGAGGTGGAGCGGCTGTGCCGGCTGGAGGCGGTCCCCGTGCAGATGCGGCAATTGTTTTATAACCTGATCGGCAACGCCCTGAAGTTTGCCCGGGAAGAGGTGCGGCCCGAGATCGTCATCCGTTCCCGCGAACTGACGGAGGCCGAGGTCCGGCGATACGAGAAGCTCAATCCGCGGCTGCGGCATTGCGAAATCACCGTGTCGGACAACGGCATCGGCTTCAATCCGGCATTTGCCGACAAAATTTTCGGGCTGTTCCAGCGGCTTCACCCGCAGCAGCAGTACCAGGGAACGGGTATCGGGCTGGCGCTCTGCCAGCGGATTGTGGTCAACCACCAGGGCGAACTCTGGGCCGAATCCGAAGAAGGGAAAGGAGCCACTTTCCACCTGGTTCTGCCCCTTACGCGGGCCTGAATCAATCCGGGTGGCACGACGTTGACGGGGTTCCCCGGCGGCCGTGCCACCCGCATCGTTTAAACGGCCAGATCCGCCGGGTCTATTTCGTCGATGGTGCCCCGGTTGCGGTTCATGGAATTGCCGAAGCGTTTTTCCAGTTGCTTTTTGAGCTTCGCCGTGACGTTATGCGCCATCGTGCCCCAGTT from Tellurirhabdus rosea harbors:
- a CDS encoding PAS domain S-box protein; translation: MTGDHIPVGDDTASANERFQLIAKSTNDIFWDWNLETNEIWRNERFDKLFGNAEAPTGPESWASLIHPDDRERVSRRVQEVIDQGTELAEEYRLRRPNGTYAQVFDRAFAVRHNGRTVRMVGSLMDISEQFRLQQALRNVERRFQNAFDNASVGIVISDPDGGFLQVNRAFCQMTGYSPDELYRQTYEQLVHPDDLPRYQKKLDGLLKGKSGSLVDQKRCLHKDGRTVWLSINSTVNQDEYGRPETIFSIIQDITQDMALRESQQKMLSMVESSLTFMAIADLDGRVAYINKAGRELVGMEEDEPLAGKMVADFYSPEQFAFIRDVAIPTLLSQGSWAGRVMLRHFKTGEPIPCHASGIRINDPTTGKAIGRGFTMRDLRPELSAQEAQQKLLALVENSVELMSVLELDGRNSYINKAGRQMLGFDSDEEVLATPITSLHSPEDFSLVREQVLPSVMNTGRWSGVMRVRHLKTGEHFPLYNNTIRIDDPATGQPIAIGAVMRDMRPEMANQRALLESEARFRNMIVQAPVAIGMLRGEDLVIVEANRYILELWGKGVEIIGKPLLAALPEIKGQGFIELLEGVYASGEAYYGYEVLAQLERSKGLEDCYFNFVYAPIRESDGTISGIIVVATEVTPQVKAKKELEESEKRFRNLVLGAPMATAVYAGPDMVIQLANEAMLKLWGKDASVIGKKLHDALPELEGQPFHQLLTDVYTSGVAYQAKEDRADLVVDGKLQTFYFNFTYKPLRDADGKVYAILNMALDITYQVNAKQQLRETEESLREAVDLAELATWTINPATAEMTSSDRVRDWLGVDGPLPPELIVGCVHEKDRPEFERITQAALDPASGGHMDLEYTVINQRTGQEHILHTQARVLFDENGSPYLIRGTSQEITAQRMTEQELEKQVQVRTEELKKSNQQLQQSNQELERYAYVASHDLQEPLRKIQIYSGLLAERFRKDVSEEGLYYLNKVEESANRMSVLIKNILDFSRTSHQMQLLEEVDLNEVVESVQKDLEMALSQKNARVEVERLCRLEAVPVQMRQLFYNLIGNALKFAREEVRPEIVIRSRELTEAEVRRYEKLNPRLRHCEITVSDNGIGFNPAFADKIFGLFQRLHPQQQYQGTGIGLALCQRIVVNHQGELWAESEEGKGATFHLVLPLTRA
- a CDS encoding HEPN domain-containing protein translates to MPQKAEFQRMAQDKLAGAECLYNEKFYNDAYYLAGYAAEFAFKAAICSRLDIEMFDESQVNKRISEPLKIHSLETLLIYSGLSRRLQTDKAVNIGLDQAWSIVSGWKEDRRYEAGPYRPQTVRRFLDATKIFLQWIQSHW
- a CDS encoding ribonucleoside-diphosphate reductase subunit alpha, coding for MYVIKRDGRRESVKFDKITARIEKLCYGLEPAYVQPVEVAMKVVSGLYDGVKTTELDNLAAETAASMTTKHPDYAILAARIAISNLHKETNKSFSGNIKRLYNYIDPKTGENAALISKEVYDVVRKHAALLDSTIIYDRDFGYDYFGFKTLEKSYLLKMDGRIAERPQHMLMRVAVGIHMEDIDAAIETYHLLSEKWFTHATPTLFNAGTPKPQMSSCFLLTMKDDSIEGIYDTLKQTAKISQSAGGIGLSIHNVRATGTYIKGTNGTSNGIVPMLRVFNDTARYVDQGGGKRKGSFAIYLEPWHADVFDFLQMKKNHGKEELRARDLFYAMWVPDLFMKRVEANDTWSLFCPHECPGLADTYGDEFEKLYESYEREGKARKTIKAQDLWFEILESQTETGTPYMLFKDHANRKSNQKNLGTIKSSNLCTEIMEYTSPDEVAVCNLASIALPKFIKTGPDGVARFDHEKLFEITKVVTRNLNKIIDLNYYPVEEARRSNMRHRPIGIGVQGLADAFIMLRMPFESDEARQLNKDVFETIYYGAMVASMEQAKVDGPYETWAGSPISQGIFQFDMWEEDGQPVKPDSGRWDWEALREDVKKHGVRNSLLLAPMPTASTSQILGNNECFEPFTSNIYLRRVLSGEFVVVNKYLLKDLVKLGLWNDNMKNMLIAANGSVQDIPYIPQNLKDLYKTVWEIKQKHIIDMAADRGAFICQSQSLNIHMVDANFGKLTSMHFYAWKRGLKTGMYYLRTKAAADAVKFTVEKMAEPQLEPAVTAVQEQPLNYVKYAQDHAPQVAALPQVSDAEINYSAMQCSLDDPEGCEMCGS